One window of the Enterobacter huaxiensis genome contains the following:
- a CDS encoding CidA/LrgA family protein — protein MSKSLNTVWQYLRAFVLIYACLYAGIFIASLLPIVIPGSIIGMLILFVLLALQVLPAKWVNPGCFVLIRYMALLFVPIGVGVMQYYDVLKAQFGPIVVSCAVSTLVVFLVVSWSSHIVHGERKVVGEKTKK, from the coding sequence ATGAGCAAATCACTAAACACCGTCTGGCAATATCTGCGCGCATTCGTCCTGATTTACGCCTGCCTGTACGCCGGGATCTTTATCGCCTCGCTGCTGCCGATCGTCATTCCCGGCAGCATTATCGGCATGCTGATCCTGTTCGTGCTGCTGGCGCTGCAGGTTCTGCCCGCGAAGTGGGTCAACCCCGGCTGCTTCGTCCTTATCCGCTATATGGCGCTGCTGTTCGTGCCCATCGGCGTCGGGGTCATGCAGTACTACGACGTGCTCAAAGCGCAGTTCGGCCCGATCGTTGTCTCCTGCGCGGTCAGTACGCTGGTGGTTTTCCTGGTGGTGAGCTGGAGTTCGCATATTGTGCATGGCGAACGCAAAGTGGTCGGGGAGAAAACAAAAAAATGA
- the bglG gene encoding transcriptional antiterminator BglG, translating into MKIAKILNNNVVVVLDERGREQVVMGRGLAFQKRVNDALDTALIEKVFALQSDELVRRLGELLSQIPLEVMTTCDRIIGLAAQRLGKLQDSLYITLTDHCYFAIERQKKGLAIKNVLLWDIKRLYPKEFELGQEARAIIARRLNVELAEDEAGFIALHLVTAQLNSEMPEVMHVTRVMQEILQLVKYQLQLEYDEESLSYQRFVTHLKFFAQRMLTRTVVEDDDVSLHTAVKDNYAKAWKCAEKIALHLNKSYQRELTTEEIMFLAIHIERVRKEGR; encoded by the coding sequence ATGAAAATCGCCAAAATTCTTAATAATAATGTGGTGGTTGTTCTGGACGAGCGCGGGCGCGAACAGGTGGTGATGGGCCGCGGGCTGGCCTTTCAGAAGCGCGTGAATGACGCGCTGGACACCGCGCTGATTGAAAAGGTGTTCGCGCTTCAAAGCGACGAGCTGGTGCGTCGACTGGGAGAGCTGCTGAGCCAGATCCCGCTGGAGGTAATGACCACCTGCGACCGCATTATCGGGCTGGCGGCGCAGCGGCTGGGCAAGCTGCAGGACAGTTTGTATATCACCTTAACCGACCACTGCTACTTTGCGATTGAACGCCAGAAGAAAGGGCTGGCAATCAAAAACGTGCTGCTGTGGGATATCAAACGTCTCTATCCGAAGGAGTTTGAGCTGGGGCAGGAGGCGAGGGCCATTATCGCCAGACGCCTGAACGTCGAGCTGGCAGAGGACGAAGCGGGGTTTATCGCGCTGCATCTGGTCACCGCGCAGCTGAACAGCGAAATGCCGGAAGTGATGCACGTGACGCGCGTCATGCAGGAGATCCTGCAGCTGGTGAAGTATCAGCTGCAGCTGGAGTACGACGAAGAGTCGCTAAGCTACCAGCGTTTTGTGACACATCTGAAGTTTTTTGCCCAGCGGATGCTGACCCGCACCGTGGTGGAAGATGACGATGTCTCGCTGCATACGGCGGTAAAAGACAACTACGCGAAGGCGTGGAAATGCGCCGAGAAAATCGCCCTGCACCTGAACAAAAGCTATCAGCGTGAGCTGACAACCGAAGAAATTATGTTCCTCGCCATTCATATTGAACGGGTGAGAAAAGAGGGGCGTTAA
- the map gene encoding type I methionyl aminopeptidase: protein MPSIIIKTADELARQRHAGELLASVFTMLDGFIAPGVTTMAINNRVEDFIVNTLRSRPASKGQYDFPYVLNTSVNEVVCHGIPKESEHLKSGSIVNVDITLEKDGLIADSSKMYLIGDVSPLARRLVKKTYEAMWKGIEAVKPGATLGDIGHAIQSHVESNGYSVVREYCGHGVGKEMHEEPQVLHYGRPGEGAVLKEGMVFTIEPMVNQGDSRIKTKKDGWTVVTRDKKLSAQWEHTIAVTADGYEVLTLRPDETLPN from the coding sequence ATGCCGTCTATCATCATTAAAACCGCCGACGAGCTGGCCAGACAACGCCATGCCGGCGAGCTGTTAGCCTCCGTCTTTACCATGTTAGACGGATTTATTGCCCCCGGGGTCACCACCATGGCGATTAACAACCGTGTGGAGGATTTTATCGTCAATACGCTGCGTTCCCGCCCGGCCAGCAAAGGACAATATGATTTTCCGTACGTGCTGAATACCTCCGTCAACGAGGTGGTGTGCCACGGCATTCCCAAAGAGTCGGAGCACCTGAAGTCCGGTTCCATCGTGAACGTGGATATCACCCTTGAGAAAGACGGCCTGATAGCCGATTCCAGTAAAATGTATCTCATTGGCGACGTCTCGCCGCTGGCGCGCAGGCTGGTGAAGAAAACCTACGAAGCCATGTGGAAAGGGATCGAGGCGGTGAAGCCCGGCGCGACGCTGGGAGACATCGGCCACGCCATTCAGTCACATGTTGAAAGCAACGGCTACAGCGTGGTGCGCGAGTATTGCGGCCACGGCGTGGGCAAAGAGATGCACGAGGAGCCGCAGGTGCTGCACTACGGTAGGCCCGGCGAAGGTGCGGTACTGAAGGAAGGCATGGTGTTTACCATTGAGCCGATGGTCAACCAGGGCGACAGCCGCATCAAAACTAAAAAAGACGGCTGGACGGTGGTCACCCGCGATAAAAAACTGTCCGCGCAGTGGGAGCATACTATCGCCGTCACCGCCGACGGCTACGAAGTCCTGACGCTGCGCCCGGACGAGACGCTGCCGAATTAA
- a CDS encoding glycoside hydrolase family 1 protein, with translation MKTFPDDFLWGGAVAANQVEGAYLEDGKGLSTSDVQPQGVFGPVVERVPGDSGIKDVAIDFYHRYPEDIRLFAEMGFSCLRVSIAWTRIFPNGDEQAPNEAGLAFYDKLFDELAAHDITPLVTLSHYEMPWGLVKQYGGWGSRQTIGFFERYARTVFTRYREKVKLWLTFNEINMSLHAPMTGVGLPETSSKGEVYQAIHHQLVASALAVKACHEIIPDARIGNMLLGGLMYPLTCKPDDVLEALQENRAWQFFGDVQCRGAYPGYMLRFFRDGGIEIDITDADREALKSTVDFISFSYYMTGCVTTDEELNQQARGNILSMVPNPHLASSEWGWQIDPVGLRTLLNVLWDRYQKPLFIVENGLGAKDKPDADGVVQDDYRISYLNDHLVQVREAIDDGVEVMGYTSWGPIDLVSASKAELSKRYGFIYVDRDDSGKGTLARSRKKSFHWYKEVIATKGASLKA, from the coding sequence ATGAAAACTTTCCCGGATGATTTTTTATGGGGCGGCGCGGTTGCAGCGAACCAGGTAGAAGGCGCTTATCTGGAGGATGGCAAAGGGCTGTCCACGTCTGACGTCCAGCCGCAGGGGGTCTTCGGCCCGGTGGTGGAGCGCGTCCCGGGGGACAGCGGCATCAAGGATGTGGCCATCGATTTCTATCATCGCTACCCGGAAGACATCAGGCTCTTTGCCGAGATGGGCTTTAGCTGCCTGCGCGTCTCCATTGCCTGGACGCGTATCTTCCCGAACGGCGACGAGCAGGCGCCAAACGAGGCGGGCCTGGCGTTTTACGATAAGCTGTTTGACGAGCTGGCCGCGCACGACATCACGCCGCTCGTGACGCTTTCGCACTATGAGATGCCGTGGGGGCTGGTGAAGCAGTACGGCGGCTGGGGCAGTCGTCAGACTATCGGCTTCTTTGAGCGCTACGCCCGCACCGTCTTTACGCGCTACAGGGAGAAGGTGAAGCTGTGGCTGACCTTCAACGAAATCAACATGTCCCTGCACGCGCCGATGACCGGCGTGGGCCTGCCGGAAACCAGCAGCAAGGGCGAAGTTTATCAGGCTATCCACCACCAGCTGGTGGCCAGCGCGCTGGCGGTGAAAGCCTGCCATGAGATTATCCCCGATGCCAGAATCGGCAACATGCTGCTGGGCGGCCTGATGTACCCGCTCACCTGCAAGCCGGATGACGTGCTGGAAGCGCTGCAGGAGAACCGCGCCTGGCAGTTCTTCGGCGACGTGCAGTGCCGCGGCGCGTACCCGGGCTATATGCTGCGCTTCTTCCGCGACGGCGGGATTGAGATTGATATCACCGACGCCGACCGCGAGGCGCTAAAATCCACCGTCGATTTTATCTCGTTCAGCTACTACATGACCGGCTGCGTAACGACCGATGAAGAACTGAACCAGCAGGCGCGCGGCAACATCCTGAGCATGGTGCCCAACCCGCATCTGGCAAGCTCCGAGTGGGGATGGCAGATTGATCCTGTTGGCCTGCGTACCCTGCTGAACGTGCTCTGGGATCGCTATCAGAAGCCGCTGTTTATCGTCGAAAACGGCCTGGGCGCGAAGGACAAACCGGACGCGGACGGCGTGGTGCAGGATGATTACCGCATCAGCTACCTTAACGACCATCTGGTGCAGGTGCGTGAGGCGATTGACGACGGCGTTGAGGTGATGGGGTACACCAGCTGGGGGCCGATCGACCTTGTCAGCGCCTCTAAAGCGGAACTGTCCAAGCGCTACGGCTTTATTTATGTCGACCGTGACGACAGCGGAAAAGGCACGCTAGCCCGCAGCCGCAAGAAAAGTTTCCACTGGTATAAAGAGGTGATTGCCACGAAGGGGGCATCGCTGAAAGCCTGA
- a CDS encoding carbohydrate porin, with the protein MTNKNNLCALALLAISPFSMAQDWNGTVLGFEAPPDPILGEMLGIRKILNDNGFTYNLGYLNEIGWNGGGGYNHDSHVAYIDQFALTFNQDLERWTGIPDARIEGNIVNRNHNDDLTTKRVQDPRVNFNDLTQESWGGQSITRLGWLTFARSFDDRRLTWRIGMMNKVQTFDQIIPCDFQLLTQCGGKSANSLTWNNWNVHTWGTTLEYKVTPTVTLKGGVMEQNPEASSRSHAWSWSTKGSKGVLLPVEIEARPLVNGLPGAYNLGVVFTNAPQTDLYRGKSGGAGASDPDGFEKHNRTWFMYAGLNQQITQHEDDPNRGLSTSFSMSLADQSTNYMHQVYAASLRYRGLFDARPEDWIGFGLTWIDMSSQYARSQRYMNSLSGVSDYNDPAYHPVPGHSLNGEFYYRFRPVSWLELQPGIQYWHHPGGVSRTQDAWVTELKTVVTF; encoded by the coding sequence ATGACAAATAAAAATAATCTCTGTGCGCTTGCCTTATTGGCGATATCGCCTTTTTCGATGGCGCAGGACTGGAACGGAACGGTATTAGGTTTTGAAGCCCCGCCGGATCCGATTTTAGGCGAGATGCTCGGCATTCGTAAAATCCTTAACGATAACGGTTTTACCTACAATCTCGGCTACCTGAATGAGATCGGCTGGAACGGCGGCGGCGGTTACAACCACGATTCCCACGTGGCCTATATCGATCAGTTTGCGCTGACCTTCAATCAGGATCTCGAGCGCTGGACGGGCATCCCCGATGCGCGTATTGAGGGGAACATCGTCAACCGTAACCACAATGACGATCTCACCACCAAACGGGTGCAGGATCCGCGCGTGAATTTTAACGACCTGACCCAGGAGAGCTGGGGCGGGCAGTCCATTACCCGTCTGGGCTGGCTGACGTTTGCCCGCAGCTTTGACGACCGGCGCCTCACCTGGCGCATTGGGATGATGAACAAGGTGCAGACCTTCGACCAGATCATCCCGTGCGACTTCCAGCTGCTCACCCAGTGCGGCGGAAAATCGGCCAACTCGCTCACCTGGAACAACTGGAACGTTCACACCTGGGGCACCACGCTGGAGTATAAGGTAACGCCTACCGTCACCTTAAAAGGCGGGGTGATGGAGCAAAACCCGGAGGCCTCCAGCCGTAGCCACGCCTGGAGCTGGTCGACGAAGGGCAGCAAAGGGGTATTGCTCCCGGTTGAAATCGAAGCGCGGCCGCTGGTTAACGGCCTGCCGGGTGCGTATAACCTGGGCGTGGTGTTCACCAACGCGCCGCAAACCGATCTCTACCGCGGAAAATCCGGCGGGGCTGGGGCGAGCGATCCGGACGGATTTGAAAAACATAACCGCACGTGGTTCATGTATGCCGGGCTGAACCAGCAGATCACGCAGCACGAGGACGATCCGAATCGCGGGTTGAGCACCTCTTTCAGCATGAGCCTTGCGGATCAGAGCACTAACTACATGCACCAGGTTTACGCCGCCTCGCTGCGCTATCGCGGGCTGTTTGACGCGCGCCCGGAAGACTGGATTGGCTTCGGGCTGACCTGGATTGATATGAGCAGCCAGTACGCCCGCAGCCAGCGCTATATGAACAGCCTGAGCGGCGTGTCGGACTATAACGATCCGGCGTATCACCCGGTGCCGGGCCATTCCCTGAACGGGGAGTTTTACTATCGCTTTCGTCCTGTGTCGTGGCTGGAGCTGCAGCCGGGCATTCAGTACTGGCACCATCCGGGCGGCGTATCCCGCACTCAGGATGCCTGGGTTACGGAGCTGAAAACCGTCGTCACCTTCTAG
- the yohP gene encoding small membrane protein YohP: MKILLWIILIIFLIGLLVVTGVFKMIF, encoded by the coding sequence ATGAAAATATTACTGTGGATCATTTTGATTATATTTTTGATAGGGCTGTTGGTGGTGACCGGCGTGTTCAAGATGATTTTCTGA
- the dusC gene encoding tRNA dihydrouridine(16) synthase DusC, whose protein sequence is MRVLLAPMEGVLDSLVRELLTEVNDYDLCVTEFLRVVDMLLPVKSFYRLCPELHNQSRTSSGTLVRIQLLGQYPEWLAENAARAVELGSYGVDLNCGCPSKMVNGSGGGATLLKDPELIYRGAKAMREAVPPHLPVTVKVRLGWDSDARQFEIADAVQQAGATELVVHGRTKEDGYKAERINWQAIGEIRKRLTIPVIANGEIWDYDSAQACMKETGCDAVMIGRGALNVPNLSRVVKYNEPRMPWADVVTLLQKYSRLEKQGDTGLYHVARIKQWLSYLRKEYSEALGLFQEIRTLQTSADIARVIQSK, encoded by the coding sequence ATGCGTGTTTTACTGGCCCCAATGGAAGGCGTGCTCGACTCCCTCGTGCGCGAGCTTCTGACCGAGGTAAACGACTACGATCTCTGCGTGACGGAGTTTTTGCGCGTGGTCGATATGCTGTTGCCGGTAAAATCGTTTTACAGGCTCTGCCCGGAGCTGCATAACCAGAGCCGAACCTCCTCCGGCACGCTGGTGCGCATCCAGCTGCTGGGCCAGTACCCTGAATGGCTGGCGGAAAACGCCGCCCGCGCCGTTGAGCTGGGTTCTTACGGCGTCGATCTCAACTGCGGCTGCCCGTCGAAAATGGTGAACGGCAGCGGCGGCGGGGCAACGCTGCTGAAAGATCCGGAACTTATCTACCGCGGCGCGAAGGCGATGCGTGAAGCCGTACCGCCGCATCTGCCGGTCACGGTCAAAGTGCGCCTGGGCTGGGACAGCGACGCGCGGCAGTTTGAAATTGCCGATGCGGTGCAGCAGGCCGGCGCCACCGAGCTGGTGGTGCACGGACGTACTAAGGAAGACGGCTATAAAGCCGAGCGTATCAACTGGCAGGCAATCGGCGAGATCCGCAAGCGGCTCACCATTCCGGTTATCGCCAACGGCGAAATCTGGGATTACGACAGCGCGCAGGCCTGCATGAAAGAGACCGGGTGCGATGCGGTGATGATTGGTCGCGGCGCGCTGAACGTGCCAAACCTCAGCCGGGTGGTGAAATATAACGAACCGCGCATGCCGTGGGCTGACGTGGTAACGCTGCTGCAAAAATACAGCCGTCTGGAAAAGCAGGGCGACACCGGTTTATATCATGTTGCGCGTATTAAGCAGTGGCTCAGCTATTTGCGAAAGGAATATAGCGAAGCGCTAGGATTATTCCAGGAGATCCGCACGCTGCAGACGTCCGCGGATATTGCGCGGGTGATCCAGTCAAAATAA